A segment of the Arachis hypogaea cultivar Tifrunner chromosome 5, arahy.Tifrunner.gnm2.J5K5, whole genome shotgun sequence genome:
TTAGACGAAAGCATAAttaacactaattaataattaaattctttAATCTGATAACATTAAATATATACTTAAATAAACCAAATATAGTGAGAAACTAGCCGTTAGAGTTATCGCCAAATTGAAATGTAGTCGCGTCGAACACACACTCCAATGCCATTTCCATTCACTTCATTTTCATTCTCATCTTCACCACACAAACAGCGATTGCGCTTCAAAACCCCTAAATTATTTCCCTCTCACTCTTCTTCTTCGAAGATTCTCCCCATTTCTCTACCTAGATTCTTGCCCTAATTGGCTGCTACGAGGCTTTGCACTCTTTCGATTGAAGAAAATTACTCAACTTGTGATCCAACAGAGTTTGATGTGAGTGATGTGCTCGCGTTTCCTTATTTATTTGCTGAATTACTGGAGTTTATTATTTGTTGATGGAGTTGTTTCCATAATTTTACTTTCCTATTTTGCTTGGTTTATGCttaaattaatgtaaaaattGAATTAACACTCTGATCATAGAATCTTCCCTTTTCCGAGTTTAGTCCTTAGTATGAAATTTTCCTACTTGTTTCTGtcttttatttacttatttaaagTTTTTTTAGATAATTTCTTTTAAAAGTAAATTTATGCGACTTGTTGATGGAGTTATCTTTTTTAGAAAGGGGCTTAAAAACTCATTTGCATTTGATTTTTGAGCATGCTTCAGTGAATCAGTCCTATATTATTGTCATATATcatatatttgaatttgaaattttaggTTCTGTCGATTTCAGTTTGTTTTTTACTTCAGTaaaatagttttttaattttagtagagTTGAAATTTTATGCTTACAGTTTTATAATATGGACACAATTTATAGGACAAGGTTGCTTGAATTTGTGTATAAAGTTATCAACTAAGAGTGTATAAATTATCTACTCATGATTTTCAGTGTAAAGTGCATCATGGTCACTTTAGCCCAAAATAATCGTGTCCATATTTCTGATAATTTCATAACTATGATTTATCTAGAAGATGACTATCAAAGCACCTGGAACACCAGCTTCAAAGATAGATAGGACACCGGTATCAACCCCAGGAGGGCCTAGAGCCAGAGAGGAGAAGATTGTAGTTACTGTAAGGCTAAGGCCTTTAAACAGAAAAGAACAATTGGCTAAGGATCAGGTGGCATGGGATTGCATTGATGATTTTACTATTGTGTATAAACCGCCCGCAAATGAACGTGCTGCTCAACCAGCATCGTTTACCTTTGGTATCAGACAAATTCAAACTTTCCTTCATAATTTAATGTCTTCGCttgatttatttattagtattatttattttcgtcAATGTGTTCTTGTAGACAAAGTTTTTGGTCCTGCTTGTTTAACCGAGGCAGTGTACGAAGAAGGGGTAAAGAATGTGGCTTTATCTGCATTGATGGGCATTAATGGTAATGTATTTAATTTTTGTAGCTTTATGCCCTGATCACCCTGGTAACTTGTGCCTCTGCTAGTGACCTGTGAATGACCAAATGATTGCATGCATATTTGTTGCAGCAACTATTTTTGCTTATGGACAAACTAGCAGTGGAAAGACGTATACAATGAGAGGAATAACAGAGAAGGCTGTCAATGATATTTATAAGCATATAATGAATGTAAGTTTCTCCAAAGATTCAATCTGGTACTTAATCCATATACATTGGTCTGTAGATTTGCTTTTTTATTACTTCAGCGAAACATTTTGTGTCTATTTCTAATTTATTACTAATCTTTTCAATCTGCATCATTACAGACCACAGAAAGAGATTTCACCATAAAAATATCTGGACTAGAAATTTACAATGAGAATGTTAGGGACTTGTTAAATTCAGAATCTGGTCGCAATCTGAAGCTTCTAGATGATCCTGAGGTAACctctaagttttttattttaagcatgcaGTAGCTTCTCTTCCTGAATTTGgagtttcatattttaatattatttaatttaataagcaAGTTCAGTAGCTTCTGTTTTAAGAATTTTGAATAACATCTTGATGTGCGTCACATGATGTAGAAAGGTACTGTGGTTGAGAAATTAGttgaagaaacagcaaaagaCGATAAGCATTTGAGACATTTGATCTCTATTTGTGAAGGTAGGAGACTCTCGTAGGTAAACTTGGCCCTCTGTTTCCTTATtcttattcaaataaattaacatCTGTTGTTTGGCAGCTCAAAGGCAAGTTGGTGAAACTGCTCTAAATGATACCAGTTCGCGGTCTCACCAGATAATAAGACTGGTAAGTCACACAATTACTTGCTGAACACACAGAACcattttttttttccctctttaaTTTGGCTTGGCtcgtttatgtttttattttactgTACACTACAGACAATTCAAAGTACTCTTCGAGAAAATGCAGATTGTGTGAGATCCTTTGTTGCAACTCTGGTAATCATAACTTCCCACATATCTTCTTTCGGATTGTCGAGAGAAAGTCAAAGCGTTATATTGACTGACTAGAACTTATGTGAATGAATGCAGAACTTTGTTGATCTGGCTGGAAGTGAGAGGGCTGCACAAACTCATGCTGATGGCACAAGGCTCAGAGAAGGTTGCCATATTAACCTCAGCTTGATGACTCTTACAACTGTAATCAGGAAGCTAAGGTCAGAATCTATCTCTTGTTTTAATGATGGAATATATATTATTCTAGTGGTGAGGAGTAAGCAATATCAACAGGAATGTTATTGGGCTGTTATAAGATAGTAGGAAAAGTGATCAATTACAAGTAAACATGTTAATGTCAGATTTCATTTCACCTTCTTATGATAAACTGATTTCATATTATTGTGTGCagtgttgggaaaagaagtggtcATATACCTTACAGAGATTCAAAGCTCACACGTATATTGCAACACTCACTTGGTGGGAATGCACGCACTGCCATTATATGTACTTTGAGTCCAGCACTAAGCCACGTAGAGCAATCTCGGAACACTCTCTACTTTGCTACTAGAGCAAAGGAAGTAACAAACAATGCTCAAGTTAACATGGTAAGTACTGATGCTTGATCACCTTGATGGTTTTACTTTATCTAATTTTCAGCTTTGTTAAACAAGGATTGACGTCATTCTTTTCAAATGCTCTACCTAGGTTGTTTCAGACAAACAACTTGTTAAACATTTGCAAAAGGAAGTGGCAAGGCTGGAGGCAGAGCTGCGCACTCCTGATCCCGCTAAAGAAAAGGATTGGAAAATTCAACAGGTAAGTtgagaaaaaataagatgttagGAACAAATAGATACCGTGTTACCGTAGTACTGAATCTTGTTGGCTAATAATGTCCCAGATGGAAATGGAAATCGAAGAGCTGAGGCGCCAGAGAGATCTAGCTCAATCTCAGGTTGCAGAGTTACGCAAAAAGCTTCAGGATGACCAGCAGGTAGGTCTCTATCCCTCACACGTTATATGAGCTGAAGTCTAATAGCAAAATATAGTTAGTTAATTGTAGCTGTAACTGTATTAGTTAGGTAATTCCTAtaattacacacacacacacacatgtaaCAACACCCAATTAGACCCCCCCCaattaattcatttcaattgagTTAACATCTTTTGCAACCCAGGTCTCAATCCCACCTGAATCACCACATTTACCAGTCAAGAAGTGTCTCTCATTCGCTGGAGCACTATCATCTCCAAAACCAGAGCGAAGAAGCACAACACTAAGACAGTCCATGAGGCAATCATCTACTGCTCCTTTTACCCTTATGCATGAAATTCGAAAACTTGAGCACCTTCAGGAGCAGCTTGGTGAAGAAGCCAATAGAGCTTTGGAAGTATTACAAAAGGAAGTTGCATGCCATAGACTAGGTAACCAAGATGCAGCTGAGACAATCGCCAAGCTTCAAGCAGAAATAAGGGAGATGCGTGCTGTTAGGTCTGCACCGAAGGAGGTTGAAGTTGGAAACATGGTTTCTGTAAACAAGAGTGTAAGTGCTAATCTCAAGGAAGAGATCACCCGACTTCATTCACAGGGCAGCACCATTGCAAatcttgaacaacagcttgaaaatgtTCAAAGGTCCATAGACAAACTTGTGATGTCTCTCCCAAACAATTTTCAACAGTTAACCAGTGAGGCTTCCCCAAAGCACAAAAAGgaac
Coding sequences within it:
- the LOC112802262 gene encoding kinesin-like protein NACK1, with translation MTIKAPGTPASKIDRTPVSTPGGPRAREEKIVVTVRLRPLNRKEQLAKDQVAWDCIDDFTIVYKPPANERAAQPASFTFDKVFGPACLTEAVYEEGVKNVALSALMGINATIFAYGQTSSGKTYTMRGITEKAVNDIYKHIMNTTERDFTIKISGLEIYNENVRDLLNSESGRNLKLLDDPEKGTVVEKLVEETAKDDKHLRHLISICEAQRQVGETALNDTSSRSHQIIRLTIQSTLRENADCVRSFVATLNFVDLAGSERAAQTHADGTRLREGCHINLSLMTLTTVIRKLSVGKRSGHIPYRDSKLTRILQHSLGGNARTAIICTLSPALSHVEQSRNTLYFATRAKEVTNNAQVNMVVSDKQLVKHLQKEVARLEAELRTPDPAKEKDWKIQQMEMEIEELRRQRDLAQSQVAELRKKLQDDQQVSIPPESPHLPVKKCLSFAGALSSPKPERRSTTLRQSMRQSSTAPFTLMHEIRKLEHLQEQLGEEANRALEVLQKEVACHRLGNQDAAETIAKLQAEIREMRAVRSAPKEVEVGNMVSVNKSVSANLKEEITRLHSQGSTIANLEQQLENVQRSIDKLVMSLPNNFQQLTSEASPKHKKEHKKKKLLPLTSSSAANRQNFIRSPCSPLSTTEQVLESDIENKAPENDDIVSIETLPESEKETPSKSGESGCIESKENAPGYRRSSSVNMKKMQKMFQNAAEENVRSIRAYVTELKERVAKLQYQKQLLVCQVLELEANEANGHNIENEEYACETEEPQVPWQITFREQRQQILDLWHLCHVSIIHRTQFYLLFKGDPADQIYIEVELRRLTWLQQHLAELGNASPAPRAGDEPIISLSSSMRALRREREFLAKRLTTRLTLEEREALYIKWDVPVDGKQRKMQFVSKLWTDPHDQVHVQESAEIVAKLVGFSTGGNLSKEMFELNFVLPSDKRPWMMGWNQITNLLNL